The following are encoded in a window of Acidobacteriota bacterium genomic DNA:
- a CDS encoding alpha/beta hydrolase, whose protein sequence is MGPSRREFLKSAGVAGAVAAAGGSVRPAGAGAQTPSGPAVLRSIETDVLEIGYEESGDPAGFPIVLLHGFPYDIRSWDGVVPPLAEAGYRVLVPYLRGYGTTRFLDPDAPRMAEQAAIAQDVSDFADALGLEQVALAGFDWGNRAACITSILHPERVRAQVAIGGYSVQDTVSPSAPSPSAAAEARLWYQWYFNTERGRAGLEANRHAIVRYLWETWSPTWEYTDEAYNRSAPAFDNPDFVDIVIHSYRHRHGYAPGEERFLDVERQLAERPPITVPAIVLRGNDSGFGRPSTDPTADRGRFVNLVARRIVDGAGHDLAPQRPDAVSSALLELLA, encoded by the coding sequence ATGGGGCCCAGCCGGAGAGAGTTCCTGAAGAGTGCCGGCGTCGCGGGCGCGGTGGCGGCGGCCGGCGGGTCGGTCCGACCGGCGGGCGCGGGAGCACAGACGCCATCGGGCCCTGCCGTGCTGCGGTCGATCGAGACCGACGTGCTGGAGATCGGCTACGAGGAGAGCGGCGACCCGGCCGGGTTCCCGATTGTCCTCCTGCACGGGTTCCCGTACGACATCCGATCGTGGGACGGCGTGGTGCCGCCGCTGGCCGAGGCCGGGTACCGCGTGCTCGTGCCCTACCTGCGCGGCTACGGCACGACCCGCTTTCTCGATCCCGACGCCCCGCGGATGGCCGAGCAGGCGGCGATAGCCCAGGACGTCTCGGATTTCGCCGATGCGCTGGGGCTGGAGCAGGTGGCGCTGGCCGGGTTCGACTGGGGCAATCGGGCGGCGTGCATTACTTCCATCCTGCATCCCGAGCGGGTGCGCGCGCAGGTCGCCATCGGCGGCTATTCGGTGCAGGACACCGTGTCCCCGTCGGCTCCGTCCCCGTCGGCGGCGGCCGAGGCCCGCCTCTGGTACCAGTGGTACTTCAACACCGAGCGGGGCAGGGCCGGCCTGGAAGCGAACCGCCACGCGATAGTGCGCTACCTGTGGGAGACCTGGTCGCCGACCTGGGAGTACACCGACGAGGCGTACAACCGCTCGGCCCCGGCCTTCGACAACCCGGATTTCGTCGACATCGTGATCCACTCCTACCGGCACCGCCACGGCTACGCGCCCGGCGAGGAGCGCTTCCTGGACGTCGAGCGACAGCTCGCCGAGCGGCCGCCGATCACCGTGCCGGCCATCGTGCTGCGCGGCAACGACAGCGGCTTCGGCCGGCCGTCGACCGACCCGACGGCCGATCGGGGCCGGTTCGTCAACCTCGTGGCGCGCCGCATCGTCGACGGCGCCGGACACGACCTGGCGCCGCAGCGGCCGGACGCCGTATCGTCGGCGCTGCTCGAGCTGCTCGCCTAG
- a CDS encoding DUF1080 domain-containing protein has product MKRASILVLSLLVAGFFAVHSPGVSGQEDFTTLFDGSNLDAFNPIGDANWEIVDGVVQADSGSGFLVTKESYADFHLTLDFWVDEPANSGIFVRCADAMSVNDRNSYEVNIYDTRADQTYRTGGIVHIAAPNSVVMTGGRWNSYDIRVEGSRILVTLNGLPMVDVEDTQFADGPIALQYGLGVVKFRNVRVRGL; this is encoded by the coding sequence ATGAAGCGCGCATCGATTCTTGTTCTCAGTCTGCTGGTCGCGGGTTTCTTCGCCGTCCACTCGCCGGGCGTTTCCGGCCAGGAGGACTTCACGACCCTCTTCGACGGATCCAACCTGGACGCCTTCAATCCCATCGGCGACGCCAACTGGGAGATCGTCGACGGCGTCGTGCAGGCCGACAGCGGCAGCGGCTTCCTGGTGACGAAGGAGTCCTACGCCGACTTCCACCTGACTCTGGATTTCTGGGTGGACGAGCCGGCCAACAGCGGCATCTTCGTCCGGTGCGCCGACGCCATGAGCGTCAACGACCGCAACTCGTACGAGGTCAACATCTACGACACGCGCGCCGACCAGACCTACCGCACCGGCGGCATCGTCCACATCGCGGCGCCGAACAGCGTGGTGATGACTGGCGGACGGTGGAACAGCTACGACATCCGCGTGGAAGGCTCGCGCATCCTGGTGACGCTGAACGGCCTCCCGATGGTCGACGTCGAGGACACGCAGTTCGCCGACGGTCCGATCGCGCTGCAGTACGGGCTCGGCGTCGTGAAGTTCCGCAACGTGCGCGTCCGCGGGCTGTAG
- a CDS encoding PQQ-binding-like beta-propeller repeat protein → MLTLNLLVLAAAFALARPAAANDNWPHFRGPTLNAAVADNPDLPETWSSTENVEWVADIPGLGWSSPVVWGDRVFLTTVTAVGDFELPKPGLYAPRGRPEPVPLEHDWRVYCLDLETGAVLWERSVRHGRPGFPRHMKNTYASETPTTDGEHVYVRFGDLGLYAFDMEGNEVWQVLIPDRRTRSEWGSASSPLVYGDKVIILYDNEEESWLAALDKRTGEELWRTARDEVSTWATPYVWENELRTEIVTSGVNRIRSYDLDGRLLWSMDGRMSWAAIATPFSSHGLVYVNSGYFRDEHRPAYAIRPGASGDITLAEGERSNAFVAWYQPRAGNYNTSPLIYGDIYYSLLDRGFFEAYDAVSGEPVYGRQRIRVGASFTSSPWAYNGKIFALSEQGDTYVIRAGREYEVIGVNSLDEMAMASPAVAGDRLLIRTNSKLYSIRK, encoded by the coding sequence GTGCTCACTCTGAACCTGCTGGTGCTGGCTGCGGCCTTCGCCCTGGCGCGGCCCGCCGCGGCGAACGACAACTGGCCCCACTTCCGGGGTCCGACCCTGAACGCGGCGGTGGCCGACAACCCGGATCTGCCGGAGACGTGGAGCAGCACGGAGAATGTCGAGTGGGTCGCCGACATTCCCGGCCTCGGCTGGTCGAGTCCGGTGGTCTGGGGCGACCGCGTCTTTCTGACAACGGTGACCGCGGTGGGGGATTTCGAGCTGCCGAAGCCCGGGCTCTACGCACCTCGCGGACGACCGGAGCCGGTGCCGCTGGAGCACGACTGGCGCGTCTACTGCCTGGACCTGGAGACCGGGGCCGTCCTGTGGGAGCGCTCGGTGCGGCACGGCCGGCCCGGGTTTCCCCGCCACATGAAGAACACCTACGCGTCGGAGACGCCGACCACGGACGGGGAGCACGTCTACGTCCGCTTCGGCGACCTGGGTCTGTATGCCTTCGACATGGAGGGCAACGAGGTCTGGCAGGTCCTGATTCCCGATCGGCGCACGCGGTCCGAGTGGGGCTCCGCCTCGTCGCCGCTGGTGTACGGCGACAAGGTGATCATCCTCTACGACAACGAGGAGGAATCGTGGCTCGCCGCCCTCGACAAGCGGACCGGGGAGGAGCTGTGGCGCACGGCCCGCGACGAGGTGTCTACCTGGGCGACCCCCTACGTGTGGGAGAACGAGCTGCGCACCGAGATCGTCACCTCCGGCGTCAACCGCATCCGCTCGTACGATCTCGACGGACGGTTGCTGTGGTCGATGGACGGTCGGATGTCCTGGGCGGCCATCGCGACACCGTTCTCCAGCCACGGCCTCGTCTACGTCAACTCCGGCTACTTCCGTGACGAGCACCGCCCGGCCTACGCGATCCGCCCCGGCGCGAGCGGCGACATCACCCTCGCCGAGGGCGAGCGGTCGAACGCGTTCGTCGCGTGGTACCAGCCGCGCGCCGGCAACTACAACACGTCGCCGCTGATCTACGGCGACATCTACTACAGTCTGCTCGACCGCGGGTTCTTCGAGGCCTACGACGCGGTCAGCGGCGAGCCGGTCTACGGGCGCCAGCGGATCCGGGTGGGAGCCAGCTTCACGTCGTCGCCGTGGGCCTACAACGGCAAGATCTTCGCACTGAGCGAGCAGGGCGATACCTACGTGATCCGCGCCGGGCGCGAGTACGAGGTGATCGGCGTCAACAGCCTGGACGAGATGGCGATGGCGTCGCCGGCCGTCGCGGGGGATCGGCTGCTGATCCGCACCAACTCGAAGCTGTACAGCATCCGGAAGTAG